In Triticum aestivum cultivar Chinese Spring chromosome 5B, IWGSC CS RefSeq v2.1, whole genome shotgun sequence, the following proteins share a genomic window:
- the LOC123112132 gene encoding uncharacterized protein isoform X1, whose amino-acid sequence MAGALVLFHSGGQTTRIPRHLPLRRPDHLEPAQHRICRGRGPRPWIWPREIIFSIVSVAGSVLGWQGRFLMSSVAGFHHHRRFQLGRDGEGTQLCRDVGFDVCSEATSGWTIRVRINCLVSNI is encoded by the exons ATGGCCGGAGCACTCGTCCTCTTCCATTCCGGCGGCCAAACCACCCGGATCCCGCGTCATCTTCCACTCCGGCGGCCAGATCACCTCGAGCCTGCGCAACACCGGATCTGCAGAGGACGCGGTCCTCGTCCATGGATCTGGCCGAGGGAAATCATTTTCTCCATTGTTTCCGTCG CAGGATCCGTGTTGGGATGGCAAGGCCGATTTCTGATGTCTTCCGTCGCGGGATTCCATCATCATCGCCGATTCCAGTtgggccgcgacggcgagggcACACAGCTGTGCAGAGACGTCGGCTTTGATGTTTGCTCAGAGGCCACCAGCGGTTGGACCATAAG GGTTAGGATAAACTGCCTTGTGAGCAACATTTGA
- the LOC123112132 gene encoding uncharacterized protein isoform X2, whose amino-acid sequence MAGALVLFHSGGQTTRIPRHLPLRRPDHLEPAQHRICRGRGPRPWIWPREIIFSIVSVGSVLGWQGRFLMSSVAGFHHHRRFQLGRDGEGTQLCRDVGFDVCSEATSGWTIRVRINCLVSNI is encoded by the exons ATGGCCGGAGCACTCGTCCTCTTCCATTCCGGCGGCCAAACCACCCGGATCCCGCGTCATCTTCCACTCCGGCGGCCAGATCACCTCGAGCCTGCGCAACACCGGATCTGCAGAGGACGCGGTCCTCGTCCATGGATCTGGCCGAGGGAAATCATTTTCTCCATTGTTTCCGTCG GATCCGTGTTGGGATGGCAAGGCCGATTTCTGATGTCTTCCGTCGCGGGATTCCATCATCATCGCCGATTCCAGTtgggccgcgacggcgagggcACACAGCTGTGCAGAGACGTCGGCTTTGATGTTTGCTCAGAGGCCACCAGCGGTTGGACCATAAG GGTTAGGATAAACTGCCTTGTGAGCAACATTTGA